The Burkholderia sp. NRF60-BP8 genomic sequence GTCGAGTTGCCGGACGGCGCGGGACGGGCGCGGATCATCGCCGGTGAGCTCGACGGGCGGCGCGGCCCGGCCCGCACGCACACGCCGATCGACGTGTGGGACGTGCGGCTCGTCGCAGGCGGCCATGCGCGGTTTCCGGTCGCCGAAGGGCGTACGCTCGCGGTGGTCGTGCTGAGCGGCACCGTGCAGGTGAACGGCGAGACGGTGGCCCGCGAAGCGCAGTTCGTGCAACTGAGCCGCGACGGCAGCGACGTCGAGATCGAAGCGAACGGCGACGCGAAGCTGCTGATCCTGAGCGGCGAGCCGATCGACGAGCCGGTTGTCGGCTACGGTCCGTTCGTGATGAACTCGCAAGCGGAGATTCGTACCGCGATCGAAGATTTCAACAGCGGCCGCTTCGGCCAGATGCCGGCATGACGGCATGACGAGCAGGCCCCGCGCGATGCGGGGCTTTTTTTCGCACGCGGGCAGGCGGTCGCGCGCGATGCGCGCTTCGAGGCATAATCGACGGTTGCCGCGCGCCGGTCGGCGCGCCCGACTCAGGACCGCACATGAACGCATCCGCACCCGCCGCATCCCCGAGCACCGCCGATCTCGACTGGCGCTGGAAATCCTTCGACGCGCTGACGGCGCGCGAAATCTATTCGATCCTCGAAGCGCGCAGCGCCGTATTCGTCGTCGAACAGAACTGCGTGTATCGCGACATCGACGATGCGGACCAGGCCGCGTGGCACCTGGCGGCCTTCGATCCGGCCGGCCGTCTGGCCGGCTATCTGCGCGTGCTGCTGCCAGACGCGCAGCACACCGACGTGCGTATCGGCCGCGTGCTGACGACCGCCGCGTTTCGCGGCGCCGGGCTCGGCAACGGGCTGCTGTCGCGCGCGCTCGAGCATATCCGCGCGCAGTGGCCGGATACGCAGGTGAGCCTGCATGCACAGGCTCACCTGCAACGTTTCTACGGAGCGTTCGGCTTCACGCCGAGTTCGGACGTGCACGACGAGGACGGCATTCCGCACGTCTGGATGAGCAGCGCGCGCGCGTGACGCGCGCCGCGCTGCGCGGCAGTCAGTGCGCGCCGCGTGCGACGGGCGGTTCGTCCGTGCGCCGCGCGGCCCGTTCGCCGATCAGGCGCCCGCGCGCGGACAGCCGTAGCCAGTGCCGCAGCGCGATCAGTGCGCCGATCACGCTCATCATCGAACCGGGAATCCATAGCAGCAGGCCGCCGATCTGCTGGTCGCGCAGCGGGCTCAGCCACGTGAACGCGCGGCCGCAGATCGAATAGATCGGATACAGCTCGTGCGGCGTGAAGAAGATCAGCGCGCCGAGCGCGATCTGCGGCGGGATCGCCGCGACGACGATCAGGATCCGGCGGCCCGGCGACAGCCGCGCGGGCGGCGCGGGACGCGGATCGACGACGAGCCACCAGAACAGCAGCCCGTCGATCACCATGCTCCAGTTCATCGCGCGATAGAGACGCCAGTCGAGCATCGCGATGAAGTGGATCGGCGACAGCAGCCAGAAATAGATCAGCCCGACGAACAGCACGACCGCGACGACCGGATGGAATACCACGTCGAGCGTCGCGCGCACCGGCGCCCACGCGAGCGCGGGGCGCACGAAGCGCTGCCGCCAGCGGAACGGAATGCCTGCGCGGATCGCCGCGCCCGGATAGGACAGCGCGATGAAGAACGGCCCGAGGTGATGCAGCACGAGGTGCTGCGCGCGGTGCATGAAGAATTCGTGCTCGAAGAAGTAGTCGAGCCGCGTATGCAGCGCGATGTAGAGCGCCGTCAGCCCGAACCAGAACGAGAACTGCCGCAGCGGCGACACCTTCGCTTTCTTCACGCCGCGTGCGAACAGCACGGCGGCCGCCAGCACCGCGATGACCACGGTCGGCGACGGTTCCCACGGATCGAGCCAGTACAGGAGGTTCATCGCGCGTGTATCACTTCGCCCGGGCCGGCGACTTCACGGCGAACGGCGCATCGACCGTTTCGCCGTCGGAGAACTTCAGGCGCAGATGCACGGTGTCGCCCGGCTTGATCGCGTGCTTCGGCTCCTCGAGCATGAAGTGATAGCCGCCCGGCGCGATGTCGACCTTGCCGCGCGCGGGGATCGTCAGCTTGTCGACCATCTCCATCTTCTGCGTCGAGCCGTTCGATACCGTCTGGTGCAGCATCGCCATCCCGTAGTCGGGGCTGTCGACGTCGACGAGGTCGATCGGCTTGTCGCCGGCGTTCACGAGCGTCACGTAGCCGCCCGCGGGCAGCTTGTTCGGCAGCCAGCGCACCCAGGCATTCTGCGCGCTGATCGCGCCGGCGGCATAGGCGTGGGTGCCGGCGCACAGCGCGGCGAGGAGGGCGAACGTCTTGAGGGTCGTTTTCGTGTTCATCGCGGAATTCAGGTCGTGGAGGCAGGGTCGATGATCCGGCGCACATCGGCGGCGATGGCGTCGGGCGAATCGCGATCGGTCGCGAGCAGGCGCGCGCGACCGGTCGCGTCGAAGATGTAGACGGCCGAGCTGTGCGTCACTTCGTAGCCGCCGGACGGATCGCGCTTTTCCATCTGGTACGCGACGCGATAGCGCTTCGCGAGCGATTCGATCTGGCCGTCGGTGCCGGTCAGGCCGCGCGCGTGCGCGGCGTCGAACGCGGCGACATAGGACTGCATCGCCTGCGGCGTGTCGCGCGCGGGATCGACCGAGACGAACAGGATGCGCACGTGGTCCGCCTGCGGGCCGAGATTCGCCAGCACTTCCATCAGCCGCGCCAGGGTTTCGGGGCAGACATCGGGGCAGTGCGTGTAGCCGAAGTAGACGAGCGCGACGCGGCCGCGGAACGCATCGGCATCGACGGGATGGCCGTCGCCGCCCGTCAGCTCGAACGACAGGTCGGGCAGGTGGCCGGTGACGTTGGTCAGGTTCCAGCGCGGCTCGTCGTGCGTGCACGCGGCGAGCGCCAGGGCGGCGGCGAGGACCGCGGCCGTGCGGATGAGGCGGGAGAGGCGCCGGCGCGGCGCGGGACAGGCAGACGGCATCTCAGGGACTGTTTCCATATGGAACGCGCAACCCCAAATTAAAAAATATTCTACGGGATTGTCCGAAACTGCCCGTATGGCGGCGTCGCGCGTCGCTTGTTTGGCTCGGCCAAACGGTGCTCCTCACTCGTTGCCCTACGAGCAGTTTCGGACATTCGCATGTGCGTTCCATACGGAAACGGTCCCCAAGCTCGATCGGACTCAACGAGTAGCCGGCCGGCACGATGCCATGCGTCGCGCGGCAGGCGGTTGCGACTGTAGCGCAATTCGCGCGCCTGCGTCCTTTCGAAACCCGTACGGCACGGGCGAGCGGGGCAATATGTCGCAGTTGACGCGGCGGCCTGCGTGGTGTCCGCGCAGCTCCGGTTTCGCCCATCTGGACGCGCAGGCGCGGTAAGATGCGCACAACTCCATTCGCGCAGCGGCGGCCGGCATGTGCCGGCTGCCCCTCAAACTATCGAATCGATGCAATCCGTTCCGGCTTCCCTGTCCCTGACCGATACCGCGTTCTTCTTCGACTTCGACGGCACGCTCGTCGAACTGGCGCCGACGCCCGACAGCATTCGTGTTCCGCCGTCGCTGCTGACGCTGCTCGACGAATTGTCGCGCCGCTCGCACGGCGCGGTCGCGATCGTGTCCGGGCGCGGCATCGACAACCTTGACACGTTCCTGAAGATGCCCGGCTTGCCGATCGCCGGCCTGCACGGCGCGGAGCGCCGCGATGCGAACGGCGACACGCAGCGCATCGGCTTCAACGACGAGCGCCTGCTGCGCATCGAGCGCGAGCTCGCGGACGTTGTCGACCGCCATCCGGGCATGCTGCTCGAGATCAAGGGCGCGGCCGTCGCGCTGCATTTTCGCAATGCGCCCGAGCGCGAGGCGGTGGCGCGCGAAGCGGCCGAGCGCCTCGTCGCCGACTATGCGGATGCGTACGTGCTGCAACCCGGCAAGATGGTGTTCGAGATCAAGCCGAAGGGCGTCGACAAGGGTCGCGCGCTGGCCGCGTTCCTCGACGAGCCGCCCTTTGCGGGCCGCGTGCCGCTGTTCGCGGGCGACGATCTGACCGACGAGAAGGGCTTCGCGGTGGTCAACGCGCGCGGCGGCCTGTCGATCAAGGTCGGTGCGGGCGAGACGTCCGCGCGCATGCGGCTCGATTCGGTCGACGCATTGCATGAGCAGATCGCATGCTGGCTCGGCGCGGGGCAGCCGCACGCATGAGCCGGCTCATCATCGTTTCAAACCGCGTCGCGCCGATTTCGGAAGGCGAACCGGCGGCGGGCGGCCTCGCGATCGGCGTCTACGACGCGCTGAAGGAAACCGGCGGCATGTGGTTCGGCTGGAGCGGCGAAGTGGTCGCATCCGGCGCACCGCAGCCGCAAATCCGCATCGAGGAGCGCGGGCCCGTGACGTTCGCGACGGTCGGGCTGTCGCGCCGCGATTACGACCAGTATTACCGCGGGTTCTCCAACGCGACGCTGTGGCCCGCGTTCCATTACCGCGCGGACCTGATCCAGTACGATCGCCACGAGTTCGACGGCTATCGCCGTGTCAACGTCTGGCTCGCGCAGCAGCTCGTGCCGCTGCTGCAGGACGACGACGTGATCTGGGTGCACGA encodes the following:
- a CDS encoding GNAT family N-acetyltransferase; its protein translation is MNASAPAASPSTADLDWRWKSFDALTAREIYSILEARSAVFVVEQNCVYRDIDDADQAAWHLAAFDPAGRLAGYLRVLLPDAQHTDVRIGRVLTTAAFRGAGLGNGLLSRALEHIRAQWPDTQVSLHAQAHLQRFYGAFGFTPSSDVHDEDGIPHVWMSSARA
- a CDS encoding cytochrome c oxidase assembly protein, with product MNLLYWLDPWEPSPTVVIAVLAAAVLFARGVKKAKVSPLRQFSFWFGLTALYIALHTRLDYFFEHEFFMHRAQHLVLHHLGPFFIALSYPGAAIRAGIPFRWRQRFVRPALAWAPVRATLDVVFHPVVAVVLFVGLIYFWLLSPIHFIAMLDWRLYRAMNWSMVIDGLLFWWLVVDPRPAPPARLSPGRRILIVVAAIPPQIALGALIFFTPHELYPIYSICGRAFTWLSPLRDQQIGGLLLWIPGSMMSVIGALIALRHWLRLSARGRLIGERAARRTDEPPVARGAH
- a CDS encoding copper chaperone PCu(A)C, which produces MNTKTTLKTFALLAALCAGTHAYAAGAISAQNAWVRWLPNKLPAGGYVTLVNAGDKPIDLVDVDSPDYGMAMLHQTVSNGSTQKMEMVDKLTIPARGKVDIAPGGYHFMLEEPKHAIKPGDTVHLRLKFSDGETVDAPFAVKSPARAK
- a CDS encoding SCO family protein, whose product is MPSACPAPRRRLSRLIRTAAVLAAALALAACTHDEPRWNLTNVTGHLPDLSFELTGGDGHPVDADAFRGRVALVYFGYTHCPDVCPETLARLMEVLANLGPQADHVRILFVSVDPARDTPQAMQSYVAAFDAAHARGLTGTDGQIESLAKRYRVAYQMEKRDPSGGYEVTHSSAVYIFDATGRARLLATDRDSPDAIAADVRRIIDPASTT
- the otsB gene encoding trehalose-phosphatase, with amino-acid sequence MQSVPASLSLTDTAFFFDFDGTLVELAPTPDSIRVPPSLLTLLDELSRRSHGAVAIVSGRGIDNLDTFLKMPGLPIAGLHGAERRDANGDTQRIGFNDERLLRIERELADVVDRHPGMLLEIKGAAVALHFRNAPEREAVAREAAERLVADYADAYVLQPGKMVFEIKPKGVDKGRALAAFLDEPPFAGRVPLFAGDDLTDEKGFAVVNARGGLSIKVGAGETSARMRLDSVDALHEQIACWLGAGQPHA